The sequence TAGGCGAGGGCGGCTTTGGCTCGAGGCTTATGGAGGAGATACGCGTGAAAAGAGGGCTTGCATACAGCGCCTACGCTAGAAATTTGCTAAATCTCTCTTACAGCCAGCTATACGGCTACATGCAGACTAAAAATGAGAAAAAAGATGAGGCTATCGCCGTTATAAAAGAGGAAATTTTAAAATTTAGTAAAAAAGGCGTTAGCAAGGCCGAGCTTGAACAGGCGAAGAAATTTTTACTTGGCTCGTTGCCGCTTAGGCTTGAGACGCTATTTAAGCGCCTTGACATCGCGCAGGGCGAGTTTTACGAGCATGGCGAGCTTGGGGCATTTTTAAAGGACCTTGATAAAATTTCAGCCCTTTCGCTAAGTGAGCTAAATAGCTTCATAAAAGCCCACGCAGAGATCAATCAGCTAAGTTTTTGCGTCTTAAAAAATGAAATTTGAAGCAAGCGACAGAGCAAAACTTCTAAAAATAGGCGTGCTTAGCCTGCTTGATCTTGCTCTCGTGCTACCAAAGGGCTTTGAGGATACGACGATCGCTAAGAGCCCAAGAGAAGGGCAGGTCTGCATAAATGTAAAGATCACCTCACTCGCCTCGCGCCCTGGCATGCTAACGGCACTTGCCTTTTGCGAGCAGTGGCAAAGTAGCGTAAAGATCGTCATTTTTAACGCAAAGTCTTGGCACTACGGCGCTTTTAAGACGGGCAAAGAGATGGCGATATATGGGCTTTGCTCCTACGCCTTTGGCTCGTGGCAGATCGTAAATCCAAAAATCACCACAAAAATAGGCCAGATCGTGCCTAAATTTAAGACCGAGCTAAAAGATGAGGAGCTAAAAAAACTCATCTTAAAATATCTAAATTTGCAAAATTTAATGTCTGAGGGCTTAAACGAAAAAGAGGCTAAATTTTTAGCCGATCTACAAAGGCTAGATGAGCAAAGCGTGCAAATTTTATACCGCCTAAAAAACGAGGGCGAGGGCTTAGAAATCTTAAAATTTGTAGAAATTTTTAACTACATAAAAAAGCTAAGTGCGAAAAAAACCTACTTTAAAAGCCCTAAAATCAAGCTTTTTGACATAAGCTCTTGGCTTAATGGCTTGCCATTTACGCCGACAAATGATCAGATAAACGCCATAAATGACATCAGAGACGACCTTAGCGCTGTGCAGGCAAAAAGGCGCGTCATAATGGGCGATGTAGGAAGTGGCAAGACGCTTGTGATCCTAGCAGCAGCGCTTAGCGTCTATCCGCAAAGTGCCATTTTGATGGCGCCAACAAGCATCTTAAGCGAGCAAATTTACAACGAAGCAAAGAGGTTGCTACCTGCTTTTATGAACGTGATGCTAGTGCGAAGTGGGGAGAAAAAGATAGACTTTAGCGGGGTAAATTTTATCATCGGCACGCATGCACTGCTCTTTCACGAGCTGCCAAACTCGCCACTTGTCATGGTCGATGAGCAGCACCGCTTTGGCTCAAATCAGCGCAAAAAGATAGAGGAGCTTGCCTCAAACGAGGATGAGCGAGCAAATTTCGTGCAGTTTTCAGCTACA comes from Campylobacter concisus and encodes:
- the recG gene encoding ATP-dependent DNA helicase RecG, which codes for MKFEASDRAKLLKIGVLSLLDLALVLPKGFEDTTIAKSPREGQVCINVKITSLASRPGMLTALAFCEQWQSSVKIVIFNAKSWHYGAFKTGKEMAIYGLCSYAFGSWQIVNPKITTKIGQIVPKFKTELKDEELKKLILKYLNLQNLMSEGLNEKEAKFLADLQRLDEQSVQILYRLKNEGEGLEILKFVEIFNYIKKLSAKKTYFKSPKIKLFDISSWLNGLPFTPTNDQINAINDIRDDLSAVQAKRRVIMGDVGSGKTLVILAAALSVYPQSAILMAPTSILSEQIYNEAKRLLPAFMNVMLVRSGEKKIDFSGVNFIIGTHALLFHELPNSPLVMVDEQHRFGSNQRKKIEELASNEDERANFVQFSATPIPRTLSLIQSEIVNFSFLKQMPFKKNITSQILGASEFGYLLAHIKKQLEGGFQVAIIYPLVEISESSNYQSLSEAQGFWLKNFKNVFVTHGKDKEKEEILRRFREEGEILLSTTVVEVGISLPRLNTIVIVGAERLGLATLHQLRGRVGRNGGDGYCFLFTKLKETPARLKEFCATNDGFKVAELDLKNRQSGDILNGFIQHGATFNFYDYEDDITQAAKARVAALAKNNA